In Bactrocera neohumeralis isolate Rockhampton chromosome 5, APGP_CSIRO_Bneo_wtdbg2-racon-allhic-juicebox.fasta_v2, whole genome shotgun sequence, the genomic window ACTAAGCCAAATGCACAATAATACCACAGTCAACTTGTCGCTGCATTGTTGATTCATACAAAAGCGATTGCTCGATGTTGAGTTCATACAAACGGTTCGCagaaatatagtatatagttgcTTTTACTCAGTTTCTTTTCTcatatgcaaacaaacatgcGTGAATAATTACAATCAGCTACATATATCTAATTTCGCTTTACTGCCACTTTAACTCGAATAGTGTTGTGTGGGGATATAGCTCAGTGGTAGAGCATTCGACTGCAGATCGAGAGGTCCCCGGTTCAAACCCGGGTGTCCCCTTAATAGCTTTTTTCTAGAGTtgcctttttatattttacaacagattttttttaatcttttatgtaaataatataaaataaataaatttgtgcacAATTGCATATGATCGCATGTTGTATGAAACCAGCAGTAGGAAATGAACACGTAATGCTGACGGATAAAGATAGTGAATACTTGTGGCACAGTAAATCTAAGTATGACTagctaatacatatgtatgtttatacctattaatgatatacatatatctgctagCTCTCTTAATAAGTATACTTTAGATTATATAGTCCCTGATGGATGACTGAGTTCAAAAGTTTCGATGTCTGCTCGATAAGTCATGTGAGAAATAACTGatgatttctttaattttatcgattttggaatgatatatgcaaatttttgaatacaGAAATTCGATAAATCGaattttataaaagaatttGATCGAGTATCTCAATGTgttctattttaattatttgtttgaaactgttttaattgttaaaattttacacgTTCAAAGAAAGAGATCCGTCAAGAAGATTTAAGCAAagcataaaactaaaataaagaatattaataaatattaacaatattCAATGTCATGTCGGCATTATGTGATTTTATAATTCCATTAACTTTTCTAAGCAACCCTTTCGTTTAAAAAACACACTGTGCGCTTACAACGGAGTCTGCGGCTTCATATGCGTCCCTTTGGTACactgaaaaataaatcaaataaatcagGTAATCAACAACTAAACACATGCATGTCGTTTGTGTGTTACGCAGCAACACTCCGAGCTAATCAGCTTATCAGTTGTCGTTTGTACTCGCAAACGCTGCAAATGCACAGTTGTGCCGACCAGCCCTCATTCAGTCGCCGCTACACAGCACGCGCAACTGGTACTCTCTCGGCGCAGCACTTAGCAAACGATTTGATTAGATTTATCAAAAGGGAAACTTGTGAATTCGCCAAATATGAATCGCTGGCAAAATCGTGTAGCCGTGGTGACCGGCGCCAGTTCGGGCATTGGTGCGGCCTGTGTCAAGTTGATTGTGGCCGCGGGCATACAAGTAGTGGGCCTGGCGCGGCGCGTACATCGCCTGGAGGAGCTCAAGCAATCTCTGCCTACCGAACAGCAATCGCTTTTCCATTTCAAGCAGTGCGACGTTTCGCAGCAGCAGCAGGTGAGCGAGGCATTCGATTGGATCGAACAGACACTGGGTGGCACCGACTTACTCGTCAGCAATGCGGGCATACTGCGCGATGGCAACCTGGTCGACATGTCAGTTAGCGATATACGTGATGTGGTCAACACCAATTTGATGGGCTCCATTTATTGTTTGCAAAATGCGCTCAAAAGCATGCGAAAGCGCAACTATCCCGGTCACTTGATTTTCATCAACAGTACTGCCGGTCTGGCGGGCTACAATCCGGGTAAGGACGATCCGAGCTTAAACGTCTATACGCCGACAAAGTTCGCTCTGAATGCGATCAATGAGATTTGCCGACAGGAGTTGATCACGTTGAAAACGAAGATCAAGACGACGGTGAGTGCACAAAGTCTCCGCCAGCGGTGATATTGAAGAACTTTAGTTTTTGAATAgtgattattttttgatttgtcAGAATATCAGCCCCGGCTGGGTGTCCACCGAAATCGTGCCGGACGAGACGAAAGCTCAGTTGGGTGATGTTATACTGCAGGCCGACGATATCGCCAATGCCGTAATTTATGCGCTCTCCACGCCCCCGCACGCACAAGTGCAAGAGATAACGCTGCGCGCCGTCGGCGAGTGGTTCTAAGATAGCCGATTAGCCCATAAAGGAAGGGAAGGAAGTACAATAAAATAATGCGCGCCGCTACCCGGTAACCAGCAAACActcacatatataaacatatatgagtatgtaaataccaaaataaatatatttagctaATTTTTGTACAAGTTTCCAGCTCTCATTCTCATTCTCATGTCGTGTTTATTTTCGTTATAAACAATTTGtatttactgttgttgttatgtaGCCGTAACTCAATTGTTTACTTTGCATTCTCTGCGCCGCTGGCCACACAAAATCTACTTAATTTGAAGCGGCCGCTCGTTGATTGTGTTCGACAGATGAAGTCATTAAACTGTCATCACCTGATAATCATAAAATTACgtgtt contains:
- the LOC126760660 gene encoding farnesol dehydrogenase, giving the protein MNRWQNRVAVVTGASSGIGAACVKLIVAAGIQVVGLARRVHRLEELKQSLPTEQQSLFHFKQCDVSQQQQVSEAFDWIEQTLGGTDLLVSNAGILRDGNLVDMSVSDIRDVVNTNLMGSIYCLQNALKSMRKRNYPGHLIFINSTAGLAGYNPGKDDPSLNVYTPTKFALNAINEICRQELITLKTKIKTTNISPGWVSTEIVPDETKAQLGDVILQADDIANAVIYALSTPPHAQVQEITLRAVGEWF